A window of the Streptomyces sp. NBC_00454 genome harbors these coding sequences:
- a CDS encoding glycerol-3-phosphate dehydrogenase/oxidase, translating to MSSLQSVPTLGSHPTAGSNASRAETREQLAKATYDLLVIGGGILGTSVAWHAAQSGLRVAMVDAGDFAGATSSASSKLVHGGLRYLQTGSVKLVAENHHERRVLAKDVAPHLVNPLTFYLPVYKGGPVGAAKLGAGVFAYSALSAFGDGMGKIISPARAAADNPGLKTDNLKAVAVYYDHQMNDSRVAVMTVRAAVESGAVVLNHAEVTGLRMTRGRVSGAELKDRLDGTEFGVDARVVLNATGPWVDHLRRMEDKHSMPSIRLSKGAHIVMKRKSPWKAAMATPIDKYRITFALPWEDQLLLGTTDEVYEGDPADVRATEADIQQILDEAAFSVKDADLDRSLMTYAFAGLRVLPGGPGGVEKAKRETVVSEGAGGMLSVAGGKWTTYRHIGRVVMDKLAKLPGSPLTEDMEPVKSLVRRIALPGVANPNAVAHRLLVDREPGSRMDPLTARHLASHYGSLAFDIARLANEDPALAERIHPDGPEIWAQVAYARDNEWAETADDVLRRRTTVTVRGLDSAEVRGRVEEMLADKA from the coding sequence ATGAGCAGCCTGCAGAGCGTTCCCACCCTGGGTTCGCACCCGACCGCCGGTTCGAACGCGAGCCGCGCCGAGACCCGCGAGCAGTTGGCGAAGGCCACGTACGACCTGCTCGTCATCGGCGGTGGGATCCTGGGCACCTCGGTGGCCTGGCACGCCGCGCAGTCGGGTCTGCGGGTCGCCATGGTGGACGCCGGCGACTTCGCCGGCGCCACTTCCTCGGCCTCCTCCAAGCTGGTCCACGGTGGCCTGCGCTACCTGCAGACCGGTTCGGTCAAGCTGGTCGCGGAGAACCACCACGAGCGCCGGGTGCTGGCCAAGGACGTGGCCCCGCACCTGGTCAACCCGCTCACGTTCTACCTGCCGGTGTACAAGGGCGGCCCGGTGGGCGCCGCGAAGCTGGGTGCGGGCGTGTTCGCGTATTCGGCGCTGTCGGCCTTCGGCGACGGCATGGGCAAGATCATCTCGCCGGCCCGGGCGGCCGCGGACAACCCGGGTCTCAAGACGGACAACCTCAAGGCCGTCGCCGTCTACTACGACCACCAGATGAACGATTCGCGGGTCGCCGTGATGACGGTCCGCGCGGCCGTGGAGTCGGGCGCGGTCGTCCTGAACCACGCCGAGGTCACCGGTCTGCGCATGACGCGCGGCCGGGTCTCCGGCGCCGAGCTCAAGGACCGTCTGGACGGCACCGAGTTCGGTGTGGACGCGCGGGTCGTGCTCAACGCCACCGGCCCGTGGGTGGACCACCTGCGGCGCATGGAGGACAAGCACTCGATGCCGTCCATCCGGCTGTCCAAGGGCGCGCACATAGTCATGAAGCGCAAGTCGCCGTGGAAGGCCGCCATGGCCACCCCGATCGACAAGTACCGCATCACCTTCGCCCTGCCGTGGGAGGACCAGCTCCTGCTGGGCACCACGGACGAGGTCTACGAGGGCGACCCGGCGGACGTGCGTGCCACCGAGGCCGACATCCAGCAGATCCTGGACGAGGCGGCCTTCTCGGTGAAGGACGCCGATCTGGACCGTTCCCTGATGACGTACGCCTTCGCGGGCCTGCGGGTGCTGCCCGGCGGCCCCGGCGGGGTCGAGAAGGCCAAGCGCGAGACGGTCGTCTCCGAGGGCGCGGGCGGCATGCTGTCCGTGGCCGGCGGCAAGTGGACCACGTACCGGCACATCGGCCGGGTGGTCATGGACAAGCTGGCGAAGCTGCCGGGGAGCCCGCTGACCGAGGACATGGAGCCGGTGAAGTCGCTGGTGCGCCGGATCGCGCTGCCCGGTGTCGCCAACCCGAACGCGGTGGCGCACCGGCTGCTGGTGGACCGGGAGCCCGGTTCGCGGATGGACCCGCTGACCGCGCGCCACCTGGCCTCGCACTACGGTTCGCTGGCCTTCGACATCGCGCGGCTCGCGAACGAGGACCCGGCGCTCGCGGAGCGGATCCACCCGGACGGTCCGGAGATCTGGGCGCAGGTCGCCTACGCCCGGGACAACGAGTGGGCCGAGACGGCCGATGACGTGCTGCGCCGCCGTACGACGGTGACGGTCCGCGGCCTGGACAGCGCCGAAGTGCGCGGCCGGGTCGAGGAGATGCTGGCCGACAAGGCATAA
- a CDS encoding PAC2 family protein, which produces MIELEGVPELIDPVMVAAFEGWNDAGDAASGAVAHLDREWKGEVFAALDAEDYYDFQVNRPTVWLDNGVRKITWPTTRLSVVRIGGAKPRDLVLVRGIEPSMRWRSFCNEILGFAHELGVEMVVILGALLGDTPHTRPVPVSGVTSDADLARTMDLEETKYEGPTGIVGILQEACTHAGVPAVSLWAAVPHYVSQPPNPKATLALLNRLEDLIDIRIPLGELPEDARAWQVGVDQLAAEDSEVAEYVQTLEEARDTADLPEASGDAIAREFERYLRRRDPSTGAEPGDGSYLRDTSGGLPRPPKRKADPEPDPEPPAAGGEEGAPPEA; this is translated from the coding sequence GTGATCGAGCTTGAGGGCGTGCCCGAGCTGATCGACCCGGTCATGGTGGCCGCGTTCGAGGGCTGGAACGACGCGGGTGACGCGGCCTCCGGTGCGGTCGCGCACCTGGACCGGGAGTGGAAGGGCGAGGTCTTCGCGGCTCTGGACGCCGAGGACTACTACGATTTCCAGGTCAACCGGCCGACGGTGTGGCTGGACAACGGGGTACGGAAGATCACCTGGCCGACGACCCGGTTGTCGGTGGTCCGGATCGGCGGTGCGAAGCCGCGCGATCTGGTCCTGGTGCGGGGCATCGAACCGTCCATGCGGTGGCGGTCGTTCTGCAACGAGATCCTGGGCTTCGCCCACGAGCTGGGCGTGGAGATGGTCGTGATCCTGGGCGCGCTGCTCGGGGACACCCCGCACACGCGGCCGGTGCCGGTCAGCGGGGTCACCTCGGACGCGGACCTGGCGCGGACGATGGATCTGGAGGAGACGAAGTACGAGGGCCCGACGGGCATCGTGGGCATCCTGCAGGAGGCCTGCACCCATGCCGGGGTCCCGGCGGTGTCGTTGTGGGCGGCGGTGCCGCACTACGTCTCCCAGCCGCCGAACCCGAAGGCGACGCTGGCGCTGCTCAACCGCCTGGAGGATCTGATCGACATCCGGATCCCGCTGGGCGAACTCCCGGAGGACGCGCGGGCGTGGCAGGTGGGCGTGGACCAACTGGCGGCCGAGGACAGCGAGGTGGCGGAGTACGTCCAGACGCTGGAGGAGGCCCGGGACACGGCCGATCTGCCGGAGGCATCCGGGGACGCCATTGCCCGGGAGTTCGAGCGGTACTTGCGGCGGCGGGACCCTTCCACGGGCGCGGAGCCGGGTGACGGGTCGTACCTGCGGGACACCTCGGGTGGTCTGCCGCGTCCGCCGAAGCGGAAGGCGGACCCGGAGCCGGATCCGGAGCCCCCGGCCGCGGGCGGGGAAGAGGGTGCTCCGCCGGAGGCGTGA
- the mshC gene encoding cysteine--1-D-myo-inosityl 2-amino-2-deoxy-alpha-D-glucopyranoside ligase has translation MHAWPASEVPALPGKGRDLQIHDTATQGTITLAPGPVARIYVCGITPYDATHIGHAATYNAFDLVQRVWLDTKRQVLYVQNVTDVDDPLLERALRDNQDWTELAERETALFREDMTALRMLPPQHYIGAVEAIPGIVPLVERLRDAGAAYELDGDVYFSVESDANFGKVSNLDAEAMRLLSAERGGDPDRAGKKNPLDPMLWMAARPGEPSWDGGSLGRGRPGWHIECVAIALDHLGMTFDIQGGGSDLAFPHHEMGASHAQVLTGEFPMAKAYVHAGMVALHGEKMSKSKGNLVFVSALRRAGVDPAAIRLALLSHHYRADWEWTDEVLAQAVARLERWRAAVSRPDGISADALVEEVREALANDLDAPAALAAVDRWVELQIATDGDDESAPGLVSRTVDALLGVAL, from the coding sequence ATGCATGCCTGGCCCGCTTCTGAGGTCCCCGCCCTGCCTGGCAAGGGCCGCGACCTCCAGATCCACGACACCGCGACCCAGGGGACGATCACCCTCGCCCCCGGTCCCGTCGCCCGAATCTACGTCTGCGGGATCACCCCGTACGACGCGACGCACATCGGTCACGCGGCCACCTACAACGCGTTCGACCTCGTGCAGCGCGTGTGGCTCGACACCAAGCGGCAGGTCCTCTACGTCCAGAACGTCACGGACGTAGACGATCCCCTCCTGGAGCGGGCGCTGCGCGACAACCAGGACTGGACCGAGCTCGCCGAGCGCGAGACGGCCCTCTTCCGCGAGGACATGACCGCCCTGCGGATGCTGCCCCCGCAGCACTACATCGGCGCGGTCGAAGCCATACCCGGCATCGTGCCCCTGGTCGAACGGCTGCGGGACGCGGGCGCCGCCTACGAGCTCGACGGCGACGTCTACTTCTCGGTGGAGTCCGACGCGAACTTCGGCAAGGTCTCCAACCTCGACGCCGAAGCCATGCGCCTGCTCTCCGCGGAGCGGGGCGGCGACCCCGACCGCGCCGGCAAGAAGAACCCCCTCGACCCGATGCTGTGGATGGCCGCCCGTCCGGGCGAGCCCAGCTGGGACGGCGGCTCCCTGGGCCGCGGCCGCCCCGGCTGGCACATCGAGTGCGTGGCCATCGCCCTGGACCACCTGGGCATGACCTTCGACATCCAGGGCGGCGGCTCCGACCTCGCCTTCCCGCACCACGAGATGGGCGCCTCGCACGCCCAGGTGCTGACGGGCGAGTTCCCCATGGCCAAGGCGTACGTACACGCCGGCATGGTCGCCCTGCACGGCGAGAAGATGTCGAAGTCCAAGGGCAACCTGGTCTTCGTGTCCGCCCTGCGGCGGGCGGGAGTGGACCCGGCGGCGATCCGCCTGGCCCTGCTCTCGCACCACTACCGCGCGGACTGGGAGTGGACCGACGAGGTCCTCGCCCAGGCGGTGGCCCGCCTGGAGCGCTGGCGCGCGGCCGTCTCCCGCCCGGACGGCATCTCCGCCGACGCCCTGGTCGAGGAGGTCCGCGAAGCCCTGGCCAACGACCTGGACGCGCCTGCTGCTCTCGCGGCGGTGGACCGCTGGGTCGAGCTCCAGATCGCCACCGACGGCGACGACGAGTCCGCCCCCGGCCTGGTCTCCCGCACGGTGGACGCGCTGCTGGGCGTGGCGCTGTAA
- a CDS encoding SCO1664 family protein codes for MPAPERLPAPGVNTTGELEELLAHGELTVVGRIREASNAVLLCNVTHEGVSADCVYKPVKGERPLWDFPDGNLAQREVASYLVSEATGWGLVPPTVLRDGPYGEGMVQQWIETGETQEPAAGLLALVEGEEAGEGYKPVAFAEVGEGRTALLVHADDERLRRLSVLDVVINNGDRKGGHLLPAPDGRLYGIDHGVTFHTEDKLRTLLWGWAGEPLTGEARSMLTSLEARLAAGEPLATRLAELVTTAELAAVRARVALLLRTGRHPQPSGQWPAIPWPPV; via the coding sequence CTGCCCGCGCCAGAACGGCTACCGGCGCCAGGCGTGAACACCACGGGGGAACTGGAAGAGCTGCTGGCCCACGGCGAGCTCACGGTCGTCGGCCGGATCCGCGAGGCGTCCAACGCCGTCCTGCTGTGCAATGTCACCCACGAGGGCGTCAGCGCCGACTGCGTGTACAAGCCGGTCAAGGGCGAGCGCCCGCTGTGGGACTTCCCCGACGGCAACCTCGCCCAGCGCGAGGTCGCCTCCTACCTGGTCTCCGAGGCCACCGGCTGGGGGCTGGTGCCCCCGACCGTGCTCCGCGACGGACCCTACGGCGAGGGCATGGTCCAGCAGTGGATCGAGACGGGGGAGACCCAGGAGCCCGCGGCCGGACTCCTCGCGCTCGTGGAGGGCGAGGAAGCCGGGGAGGGCTACAAGCCCGTCGCCTTCGCCGAGGTCGGCGAAGGCCGCACCGCGCTCCTGGTCCACGCCGACGACGAGCGGCTGCGCCGGCTCTCCGTCCTCGACGTCGTCATCAACAACGGCGACCGCAAGGGCGGCCACCTGCTGCCCGCCCCCGACGGACGCCTCTACGGCATCGACCACGGAGTGACCTTCCACACCGAGGACAAACTGCGCACCCTGCTCTGGGGATGGGCGGGGGAGCCACTGACCGGGGAGGCCCGGTCCATGCTGACCTCCCTGGAGGCCCGGCTGGCCGCAGGAGAGCCCCTCGCCACCCGACTGGCGGAACTGGTCACCACCGCCGAGCTGGCCGCCGTACGGGCCCGGGTGGCCCTGCTGCTGCGCACCGGCAGGCACCCGCAGCCGTCGGGACAGTGGCCGGCGATCCCCTGGCCGCCCGTCTGA
- a CDS encoding DUF3090 domain-containing protein has protein sequence MPRQVFLYDPPDRFVAGTVGLPGRRTFFLQASAGPRVTSVSLEKTQVAALAERMDELLDEVVRRTGGNAPVPAVAPAEVTDTAPLDVPVDEEFRVGTMALAWDGEEQRMIVEAQALVELDADSEEDLAEAEERLLQDEENGPPMLRVRLSGAQARAFAKRALDVVNAGRPPCPLCSLPLDPEGHVCPRQNGYRRQA, from the coding sequence GTGCCCCGTCAGGTGTTCCTCTACGACCCGCCGGACCGCTTCGTCGCGGGCACCGTCGGGCTGCCTGGACGCCGTACGTTCTTCCTGCAGGCCTCCGCCGGCCCTCGCGTCACCAGCGTCTCCCTGGAAAAGACCCAGGTCGCGGCGCTCGCCGAGCGGATGGACGAGCTGCTGGACGAGGTCGTACGGCGCACCGGGGGCAATGCCCCGGTCCCGGCCGTGGCCCCCGCCGAAGTCACCGACACCGCGCCCCTGGACGTCCCCGTCGACGAGGAGTTCCGCGTCGGCACCATGGCCCTGGCCTGGGACGGCGAGGAGCAGCGCATGATCGTCGAAGCGCAGGCCCTCGTCGAACTCGACGCGGACTCCGAAGAGGACCTCGCCGAGGCGGAGGAGCGGCTCCTGCAGGACGAGGAGAACGGCCCGCCCATGCTGCGCGTGCGCCTCTCCGGCGCCCAGGCCCGGGCCTTCGCCAAGAGGGCCCTGGACGTGGTCAACGCCGGCCGGCCCCCGTGCCCGCTGTGCAGCCTCCCGCTGGACCCGGAAGGGCACGTCTGCCCGCGCCAGAACGGCTACCGGCGCCAGGCGTGA
- a CDS encoding histidine phosphatase family protein, translating into MATLILVRHGRSTANTAGLLAGWTPGVNLDERGEEQAAALPGRLAGVPLAAAVTSPLERCAQTLAPLLAARPGLALHTDERIGECHYGDWSGRKLSELSEEPLMRIVQQHPSAAAFPGGESMRAMQARAVDAVREWDARIEEEHGADAVFLMCSHGDIIKSLVADALGMHLDLFQRIHVDPCSVTAIRYTPTRPFLLRLGDTGDFASFTPRETPAGDPAASQDAAEAGGEAVVGGGAGAV; encoded by the coding sequence ATGGCCACGCTGATCCTCGTACGACACGGGCGGTCCACCGCCAACACCGCCGGACTGCTCGCCGGATGGACCCCGGGGGTGAACCTCGACGAACGCGGCGAGGAGCAGGCCGCGGCGCTCCCCGGACGGCTCGCCGGGGTACCGCTCGCCGCCGCCGTCACCAGCCCGCTGGAGCGGTGCGCCCAGACCCTGGCCCCGCTGCTGGCCGCCCGGCCCGGACTCGCACTCCACACCGACGAGCGCATCGGCGAATGCCACTACGGCGACTGGTCGGGCCGCAAACTCTCCGAACTCTCCGAAGAACCCCTGATGCGCATCGTCCAGCAGCACCCGTCGGCCGCCGCCTTCCCCGGAGGCGAGTCCATGCGCGCCATGCAGGCCCGCGCCGTGGACGCCGTACGGGAGTGGGACGCGCGCATCGAGGAGGAGCACGGCGCCGACGCCGTCTTCCTGATGTGCTCGCACGGGGACATCATCAAGTCCCTTGTCGCGGACGCCCTCGGCATGCACCTCGACCTCTTCCAGCGGATCCACGTCGACCCCTGCTCGGTCACCGCGATCCGCTACACCCCGACCCGGCCGTTCCTGCTCCGGCTCGGCGACACCGGCGACTTCGCCTCCTTCACGCCCCGCGAAACCCCGGCCGGGGACCCCGCCGCCTCCCAGGACGCGGCCGAAGCGGGCGGCGAAGCGGTCGTGGGGGGCGGCGCGGGCGCGGTGTGA
- the corA gene encoding magnesium/cobalt transporter CorA, with amino-acid sequence MRSRRCAVGVRAGKNAQVIVDCAMYRNGRRSQAPEDFSDALDEARATGDAFLWVGMHEPTEAEFEHVSAEFGLHKLAVEDALTAHQRPKLEVYDDSLFVVLKPVRYDDNADRVSTGELMVFIGDSFVVTVRHGEGAALAAVRHRLEQEPEVLKHGPTAVLYAVSDAVVDHYIEVAAELQADLEELEAEVFSPNPADTKNTAARIYGFKRQVLEFRRATSPLLQPMDRLAFGSVPFVHEHAQPFFRDVADHLTKANEYIEGLDRLLSDALAAHLAQMGVRQNDDMRKISAWAAMAAVPTMVAGIYGMNFEHMPELKQGWGYPVVVVVMVALCLGLHRMFKHRGWL; translated from the coding sequence ATGCGCTCGCGGCGGTGTGCGGTCGGGGTGCGGGCAGGGAAGAATGCGCAGGTGATTGTGGACTGCGCGATGTACCGGAACGGCCGCCGCTCCCAGGCGCCCGAGGACTTCTCGGATGCCCTGGACGAGGCGCGGGCGACCGGCGACGCCTTCCTGTGGGTGGGCATGCACGAGCCTACGGAGGCGGAATTCGAGCACGTCAGTGCGGAGTTCGGGCTGCACAAGCTGGCCGTGGAGGACGCGCTGACCGCGCACCAGCGGCCGAAGCTGGAGGTTTACGACGATTCGCTCTTCGTGGTGCTCAAGCCGGTGCGCTACGACGACAACGCGGACAGGGTGAGCACGGGCGAGCTGATGGTGTTCATCGGCGACTCGTTCGTGGTCACGGTCCGGCACGGCGAGGGGGCCGCGCTGGCCGCCGTGCGCCACCGGCTGGAGCAGGAGCCGGAGGTGCTCAAGCACGGTCCGACGGCGGTGCTGTACGCGGTCTCGGACGCGGTGGTGGACCACTACATCGAGGTGGCCGCCGAGCTCCAGGCGGATCTGGAGGAGCTGGAGGCGGAGGTGTTCTCGCCGAACCCCGCGGACACCAAGAACACGGCGGCCCGGATCTACGGCTTCAAGCGGCAGGTCCTGGAGTTCCGCCGGGCGACGAGCCCGCTGCTGCAGCCGATGGACCGGCTGGCCTTCGGGAGCGTGCCCTTCGTGCACGAGCACGCCCAGCCGTTCTTCCGCGATGTCGCCGACCACCTGACGAAGGCCAACGAGTACATCGAGGGCCTGGACCGGCTGCTCTCGGACGCGCTGGCCGCGCATCTGGCGCAGATGGGGGTCCGGCAGAACGACGACATGCGCAAGATCTCGGCCTGGGCGGCGATGGCGGCGGTCCCGACCATGGTGGCGGGGATCTACGGCATGAACTTCGAGCACATGCCGGAGCTCAAGCAGGGCTGGGGCTATCCGGTGGTGGTCGTGGTGATGGTGGCCCTGTGTCTGGGGCTGCACCGCATGTTCAAGCACCGCGGCTGGCTCTGA
- a CDS encoding ferritin-like domain-containing protein, translated as MLSARSLFQEIVDHDDSFQLFCSIAAGGEAQGGWENARIAALVPDSMRDLAPKITRHGADEDKHGRIFNALLRKRGLAPVPVPPETDYTMLLERRGIGLAHETLRGQRALSEDDIVVYLAHSRVTEQRAAEQMVMLVRHFGDHPDLGKAVRMISADEDNHLAYCHEELLRLARAGHARTIHRVLRESALAEIAVYRDVSLAVMGHMGRLLHWPAPKAAALAAGIRGTYAYERFGGWHRMVALRPPERRNALGGVPTTAPEFA; from the coding sequence ATGCTCTCCGCACGCAGCCTGTTCCAGGAGATCGTCGACCACGACGACTCCTTCCAGCTGTTCTGCTCCATCGCCGCCGGCGGCGAGGCCCAGGGAGGCTGGGAGAACGCCCGGATCGCGGCACTGGTCCCCGACTCCATGCGCGATCTCGCGCCCAAGATCACCCGGCACGGGGCCGACGAGGACAAGCACGGCAGGATCTTCAACGCGCTGCTGCGCAAGCGCGGCCTGGCGCCCGTACCCGTACCGCCCGAGACCGACTACACGATGCTGCTGGAGCGCCGCGGCATCGGCCTGGCGCACGAGACCCTGCGCGGGCAGCGGGCCCTGAGCGAGGACGACATCGTCGTCTACCTCGCCCACAGCCGGGTCACCGAACAGCGCGCCGCCGAACAGATGGTCATGCTGGTCCGCCACTTCGGGGACCACCCCGACCTCGGCAAGGCCGTCCGCATGATCAGCGCGGACGAGGACAACCACCTCGCCTACTGCCACGAGGAACTCCTGCGCCTCGCCCGCGCCGGCCACGCCCGGACCATCCACCGCGTGCTGCGCGAGAGCGCGCTCGCCGAGATCGCCGTCTACCGCGACGTGAGCCTCGCCGTCATGGGCCACATGGGACGCCTGCTGCACTGGCCCGCACCCAAGGCCGCCGCGCTCGCCGCCGGGATCCGCGGGACGTACGCCTACGAGCGGTTCGGCGGCTGGCACCGGATGGTCGCCCTGCGCCCGCCGGAGCGCAGGAACGCGCTGGGCGGCGTACCGACGACGGCGCCCGAGTTCGCCTGA
- a CDS encoding LLM class F420-dependent oxidoreductase — protein MRLGINLGYWGAGMDADNLAVAQEADRLGYDVCWAAEAYGSDAPTVLAWVAAQTERIDVGSAILQIPARQPAMTAMTAATLDSLTKGRFRLGLGVSGPQVSEGWYGVKFDKPLARTREYVEIVRKAMSRERLSYEGEHWTLPLPGGPGKPLKLTVHPEREHIPLYIAAIGPKNLEQTGEIADGALLIFPAAEHLEATALTHIRAGREKAGLTMDGFDVCPTVPLALGEDVAALADMFRPYTALYVGGMGSRKQNFYNQLAQRMGYEKEAAEIQDKYLAGDKQGAAAAVPHSLIDSTTLLGPVERIADGMRAYAEAGVTTLTLAPAGFTLDERIAALRAGTEAMEIAGLA, from the coding sequence ATGCGGCTCGGCATCAATCTCGGTTACTGGGGCGCCGGCATGGACGCCGACAACCTCGCCGTCGCGCAGGAGGCCGACCGCCTCGGCTACGACGTCTGCTGGGCCGCCGAGGCCTACGGCTCCGACGCCCCGACCGTCCTGGCCTGGGTCGCCGCCCAGACCGAGCGGATCGACGTCGGCTCCGCGATCCTGCAGATCCCGGCCCGCCAGCCCGCGATGACCGCGATGACGGCCGCCACCCTCGACTCCCTCACCAAGGGCCGCTTCCGGCTCGGCCTCGGGGTCTCCGGACCGCAGGTCTCCGAAGGCTGGTACGGGGTGAAGTTCGACAAGCCGCTCGCCCGGACCCGGGAGTACGTGGAGATCGTCCGCAAGGCGATGAGCCGCGAGCGGCTGTCCTACGAGGGCGAGCACTGGACCCTGCCGCTGCCCGGCGGCCCGGGCAAGCCGCTCAAGCTCACCGTGCACCCCGAGCGCGAGCACATTCCGCTCTACATCGCCGCCATCGGACCCAAGAACCTGGAGCAGACCGGCGAGATCGCCGACGGAGCGCTGCTGATCTTCCCGGCCGCCGAGCACCTGGAGGCCACCGCGCTCACGCACATCCGCGCGGGCCGCGAGAAGGCCGGGCTGACGATGGACGGCTTCGACGTCTGCCCGACCGTGCCGCTGGCCCTCGGCGAGGACGTGGCCGCTCTCGCGGACATGTTCCGCCCGTACACCGCCCTGTACGTGGGCGGCATGGGCAGCCGCAAGCAGAACTTCTACAACCAGCTCGCCCAGCGCATGGGTTACGAGAAGGAAGCCGCCGAGATCCAGGACAAGTACCTGGCGGGCGACAAGCAGGGCGCGGCCGCCGCCGTCCCGCACTCGCTGATCGACTCCACCACCCTGCTGGGCCCGGTGGAGCGCATCGCGGACGGGATGCGGGCCTACGCGGAGGCCGGCGTCACCACCCTGACGCTCGCCCCGGCCGGCTTCACCCTGGACGAGCGGATCGCCGCCCTGCGCGCCGGCACCGAGGCCATGGAGATCGCGGGCCTCGCCTGA